The following coding sequences lie in one Psychrobacter arenosus genomic window:
- the acnB gene encoding bifunctional aconitate hydratase 2/2-methylisocitrate dehydratase, translating to MLEAYRKHVQERAELGTVPLPLTEFQVADLTELLKAPPAGEEEFLLDLLVNRVPAGVDQAAYVKAAFLAAIVKGETTSPLIDKIKAIEILGTMQGGYNVMPMVDALDQPELAAAAAEALKKTLLVFDAFNDVTEKAEAGNEHAKAVIQSWADAEWFLDRPEVPEKMTYTAFKVTGETNTDDLSPAQDAWSRPDIPLHSLAMHKNSRDGIVADEEGVRGPMTMIEELKQKGHQLAYVGDVVGTGSSRKSATNSVLWLMGDDIPNVPNKRGGGLVLGSKIAPIFFNTMEDSGALPIEDVNVDNLEMGDVFDIYPHAGKITKHDSDEVLSTFELNSPTLLDEVRAGGRIPLIVGRGLTNRAREYMGLAHSDVFAKPDQPADTGKGYTLAQKMVGKACGLEGVRPGMYCEPKMTTVGSQDTTGPMTRDELKDMACLGFQADLVMQSFCHTAAYPKPVDVETQHTLPDFIMNRGGVSLRPGDGIIHSWLNRMLLPDTVGTGGDSHTRFPMGISFPAGSGLVAFAAATGVMPLDMPESVRVRFVGERQPGITLRDLVHAIPMQAIKEGYLTVEKKGKINEFNGRILEIEGLEDLTVEQAFELSDASAERSAAGCTITLSEESVTEYLNSNITLLKWMISEGYGDARTISRRIEAMQAWLEKPSLMRADADAEYAIDMTIDMSEIKEPVLCCPNDPDDAKTLADVAGDTIDEVFIGSCMTNIGHFRAAGKLLQEVPAGSLKTRLWIAPPTKMDARQLMEEGYYNIYAQAGARTEMPGCSLCMGNQARIAPKSTAVSTSTRNFPNRLGQGANVYLASAELASVAAVLGRLPTNEEYQQYAGMLDSMGGEVYRYLNFDKMVDYTEEADKINVAQLS from the coding sequence GTGTTAGAAGCTTATCGTAAACATGTCCAAGAACGCGCTGAACTAGGGACAGTTCCGCTACCATTGACAGAATTCCAAGTCGCTGACTTAACCGAATTATTAAAAGCCCCTCCTGCTGGCGAAGAAGAGTTCCTATTGGACTTATTGGTCAACCGTGTACCTGCCGGTGTTGACCAAGCAGCTTACGTTAAAGCGGCATTTTTGGCTGCTATCGTAAAAGGCGAAACCACTTCTCCGCTAATCGATAAAATCAAAGCCATCGAAATCCTAGGCACTATGCAAGGCGGCTATAACGTCATGCCTATGGTTGATGCTTTAGATCAGCCAGAGTTGGCTGCTGCCGCTGCTGAAGCCCTAAAGAAAACTTTGCTAGTCTTTGATGCGTTCAACGACGTAACTGAAAAAGCGGAAGCCGGTAACGAACATGCGAAAGCCGTTATCCAGTCATGGGCAGATGCAGAATGGTTCTTGGACCGTCCTGAAGTGCCAGAAAAGATGACTTACACTGCTTTTAAAGTTACTGGTGAAACCAACACTGATGATTTATCGCCAGCGCAGGATGCTTGGAGTCGTCCCGATATCCCATTGCATTCACTAGCGATGCATAAAAACTCTCGCGACGGCATTGTTGCTGACGAAGAGGGCGTTCGTGGTCCAATGACTATGATCGAAGAGCTTAAGCAAAAAGGCCATCAATTGGCTTATGTTGGTGACGTTGTCGGTACCGGTTCTAGCCGTAAGTCTGCGACCAACTCAGTACTATGGCTGATGGGTGATGATATCCCTAACGTCCCGAACAAACGTGGTGGCGGTCTAGTTCTAGGTAGCAAAATTGCTCCTATCTTCTTTAACACTATGGAAGATTCTGGCGCCTTGCCAATCGAAGACGTCAACGTTGACAACTTAGAGATGGGCGACGTATTTGATATCTACCCACACGCTGGCAAAATCACTAAGCATGACTCTGACGAAGTATTGTCTACGTTTGAACTAAACTCGCCAACGTTACTTGATGAAGTACGCGCCGGTGGCCGTATTCCATTGATCGTAGGTCGTGGTCTAACCAACCGTGCTCGTGAGTATATGGGTCTTGCTCATTCAGACGTATTCGCGAAGCCAGATCAGCCTGCTGATACCGGTAAAGGCTATACGCTAGCACAGAAAATGGTTGGTAAAGCTTGTGGTCTAGAGGGCGTGCGTCCTGGTATGTACTGTGAGCCTAAGATGACGACTGTCGGCAGCCAGGATACTACAGGTCCGATGACCCGTGATGAGCTAAAAGATATGGCCTGCCTAGGTTTCCAAGCCGACCTAGTAATGCAGTCTTTCTGTCACACTGCCGCTTATCCAAAGCCAGTTGACGTTGAAACTCAACACACGCTACCTGACTTTATCATGAACCGTGGCGGCGTAAGCTTACGTCCTGGTGATGGTATCATCCACAGCTGGTTGAACCGTATGCTACTTCCAGATACCGTAGGTACTGGTGGTGACTCGCACACGCGTTTCCCAATGGGTATCTCTTTCCCAGCGGGTTCTGGTCTAGTGGCTTTCGCAGCGGCTACTGGTGTTATGCCACTAGATATGCCTGAGTCTGTACGCGTCCGTTTCGTCGGTGAGCGTCAGCCTGGTATCACGCTACGTGACTTAGTCCATGCTATCCCGATGCAAGCGATCAAAGAAGGTTATTTGACGGTTGAGAAAAAAGGTAAAATCAACGAATTCAACGGTCGTATCTTAGAGATCGAAGGCTTAGAAGACTTAACCGTTGAGCAAGCATTCGAGTTATCTGATGCTTCTGCTGAGCGTAGTGCTGCCGGTTGTACTATCACACTATCTGAAGAGTCTGTGACTGAGTACCTAAACTCAAACATCACGCTACTTAAGTGGATGATCTCTGAAGGGTATGGCGATGCGCGTACTATCAGCCGTCGTATCGAAGCTATGCAAGCTTGGTTAGAGAAACCAAGTCTAATGCGTGCTGATGCCGATGCTGAATATGCTATCGACATGACTATCGATATGTCTGAAATCAAAGAGCCAGTCCTTTGCTGCCCGAACGATCCAGATGATGCTAAGACACTAGCTGACGTTGCTGGCGACACTATTGATGAAGTCTTCATTGGCTCATGCATGACCAACATCGGTCACTTCCGCGCGGCAGGTAAACTGCTACAAGAAGTTCCTGCAGGCAGCTTGAAAACTCGTCTATGGATCGCTCCGCCAACTAAGATGGATGCTCGTCAGTTGATGGAAGAAGGTTATTACAACATCTATGCACAAGCCGGCGCACGTACTGAAATGCCAGGTTGTTCACTATGTATGGGTAACCAAGCCCGTATCGCACCGAAATCTACTGCGGTATCGACTTCTACGCGTAACTTCCCGAACCGTCTAGGCCAAGGCGCTAACGTCTACCTAGCATCCGCTGAACTGGCTTCAGTCGCTGCGGTATTGGGCAGACTGCCTACGAACGAAGAATATCAGCAATACGCTGGTATGCTAGACAGCATGGGTGGTGAAGTTTATCGCTATCTAAACTTCGACAAAATGGTCGACTACACCGAAGAAGCTGACAAAATTAACGTGGCTCAATTGTCATAA